One genomic segment of Amycolatopsis granulosa includes these proteins:
- a CDS encoding FecCD family ABC transporter permease, protein MTRKVLAAGPVAWTVKPRVIAVVVVAAVLLVLVAAINIGMGSSRIGIWDVLETLLGGGTRRERGIIFDLRLPRTLAGVLVGAALGLSGALFQSVARNPLASPDILGITWGAGVGAVTAIVAGGYRGQVSGMVSAIGVPVAGLLGGLLAAVLLYALSWRRGVDGYRMVLIGIGLWAISYNIVNWLLAAGDVNDAARATTWLVGNLADTGWDSVGPVAIALAVLVPVTLVCGRTVGGLQFGDDTARGLGIRVDGARGALLLLAATLAAIATAAAGPITFVALATPQIAMRLAKTAQPPLAGSMVLGALLTVGADLLTRLLLPDLPVGVLTAVLGAPYLIFLFVRSRREARA, encoded by the coding sequence ATGACGCGCAAGGTGCTGGCCGCCGGGCCGGTGGCGTGGACGGTCAAGCCGCGGGTGATCGCGGTCGTGGTCGTCGCGGCGGTGCTGCTGGTGCTCGTCGCCGCGATCAACATCGGCATGGGCAGTTCGCGCATCGGGATCTGGGACGTACTGGAGACCCTGCTCGGCGGCGGGACCCGCCGGGAACGCGGGATCATCTTCGACCTGCGCCTGCCGCGCACGCTCGCCGGCGTGCTGGTGGGCGCCGCGCTCGGGCTGTCCGGCGCGTTGTTCCAGTCGGTCGCGCGGAACCCGCTGGCCAGCCCGGACATCCTGGGCATCACGTGGGGCGCGGGGGTCGGCGCGGTCACCGCGATCGTCGCCGGCGGGTACCGCGGTCAGGTCAGCGGAATGGTGAGCGCGATCGGCGTGCCCGTCGCCGGGCTGCTCGGCGGACTGCTGGCGGCGGTGCTGCTGTACGCGTTGTCGTGGCGGCGCGGCGTCGACGGCTACCGCATGGTGCTGATCGGCATCGGACTGTGGGCGATCAGCTACAACATCGTGAACTGGCTGCTCGCCGCCGGGGACGTGAACGACGCGGCACGCGCGACGACGTGGCTGGTGGGCAACCTCGCCGACACCGGATGGGACTCGGTGGGCCCGGTCGCGATCGCGCTGGCCGTGCTGGTGCCGGTCACGCTGGTGTGCGGGCGGACCGTCGGCGGCCTGCAGTTCGGCGACGACACCGCGCGCGGCCTCGGCATCCGGGTCGACGGCGCCCGCGGCGCGCTGCTGTTGCTGGCGGCCACGCTCGCCGCGATCGCCACCGCCGCGGCGGGGCCGATCACGTTCGTCGCGCTGGCGACACCGCAGATTGCGATGCGGCTGGCGAAGACCGCGCAACCGCCGCTGGCCGGGTCGATGGTGCTGGGCGCGCTGCTGACCGTGGGCGCGGACCTGCTGACCCGGCTGCTGCTGCCGGACCTGCCGGTCGGGGTGCTGACCGCGGTCCTCGGCGCGCCGTACCTGATCTTCCTGTTCGTCCGGAGCCGCCGGGAGGCACGAGCATGA